From the Kallotenue papyrolyticum genome, the window ACCTGATCTATCGCCTCTTCGGATTTCTGACGATTCACTGGTATGCCGTGTGTATCTTGGGCGGCGCATTGCTGGCGGCCTGGTTTGGCGCGCGGCGCGCCGCGGCGCGCGGTCATAACCCAGAGCACGCCTGGAATATTTTGACGCTGGGCCTGATCACCAGCATCATCGGCGCGCGCGCCTGGTATGTGTTTTTCGAGTGGGAGCGCTTTGCCGCGCGGCGCGATCAGTATGCCAGCGTCTGGCGCTGGCTGATCTTCGATGTGATCAATCCTGCGACCGGCGGCATTGCGATCCAGGGCGCGATCATCGGCGCACTCTTGGGACTGTATATCTACGCGCGGCGGCATGCCCTGCCCTTTTTGGAGTGGGCCGATATCGGCGCGCCCTGTATGTTGATCGGTCAGGCGATCGGCCGCTGGGGCAACTTCTTCAACCAGGAAGCCTATGGCCGACCGATGGCGCAGCCGCAGCCCTGGGGCTTGCGCATCGATGCCGAATTTCGCAACCTGCCCGAATATCAGGACCTGACGCGTTACCCGGTGGAGACCACCCGCTTCCATCCCACGTTTTTGTATGAATCGTTCTGGAATACAGGGGCGTTGATCGCCCTGTTATGGCTCGAGCGTCGCTTGCGCGGCTGGCTGCGTCCTGGCGATGTGGCACTGCTCTACGGCATCCTCTACTCGATTGGGCGCTTCTTTATCGAGGGTCTGCGCACCGACAGTTTGTGCATCGGCGCGCCGGGCGGCGAGTGCGTGGGTGGGTTGCGCGCGGCACAGGTGGTTGCGCTGCTGACGATCGCGCTGTGCGGTGCGATCTTTACGGTGCGTCACCTGCGCCGTTCGCCGGCGGCCCGGCCTGCGCCGCGCTGAGCGCGCGCGTTACGCGTCGCAGATGTCGTCCAGCGCCCGCGCGAAGGCGGCAACCGTCGCCTCGATGTCCGCGACGCTATGCACGGCGGAGACAAAGGCGCTCTTGCCGCGCATCAGGTCCACGCCATGGTTGATCATCGCTAGGCGGAAGCGATGCATCAGCCGCGCGTCGCCGCCGCGTTTGAGTACGGCGACCGGCAGATCGGACGGTAGTTCGCCGGGCGGGAAGTCGCCGGCGCCCAACACCCAGTGCGCCAGCGAGGCATCGCCATAGACGGCACAGCCACGCAGATTGCGACGTTGCAGAACGGCATTACATCCGGCGATCAGCCGCTGGGCCTGCTGCGCAGCCGTCTGCTGAGGTGCGCCGCTGGCCGCCAGCTCCAGCATGGCGATGCCCGCCGCAGCCGAGAGCGGATTGGCGTTGAAGGTGCCCTGATGGATGATCTTGGCGGTGCGGTTCCAGGTCTCATCACCAAAGGCCAGATGACGCATGATCGCGGCGCGACCACCGACGGCGCCTCCGGGCAGCCCACCGGCCACGATTTTGGCCAGTGTGGTCAGATCGGCGGCGATGCCGGCGCGTTGCTGCACGCCGCCCGGCGCGACGCGGAAGCCGGTTACAACTTCGTCGCAGATCAGCAGCACGCTGTGCGCCGAGGTCAGCCGGCGTACTTCGCGTACGAAGCTGTCGGGCAAGGGCTGCGTGCCGTAGCTAGCGCCGCTTGGCTCTAGGACTAGCGCGGCGATGTCGTCGCGCGCGCGGAGTGTCGCCTCCAGCGCAGCGAGTGACGTCGGCAGTACCAGCAGGTGCGCGCGGAGTGGCGGCAGAATACCCGGCGGAGCAGCGTCGGGCGTGTCGGGCGCGATCAGATCGTGCCAGCCGTGGAAGTGGCCCTCGAAGCGGATGATCGTGGGCTTGCCGGTGAAGGCGCGCGCCAGGCGCAGCGCCAGCAGGGTTGCTTCAGTCCCCGAAGCGGTAAAGCGCACCTGTTCGATGGCGGGAAAGCAGCGCTTGATCGCCTCGGCCCAGGCGATCTCCAGGGCATGATTGGCGCCGTAGTGCGTGCCGCGCGCCATCTGTTGCTGCACAGCAGCGACGATCGCCGGGTGGCTGTGCCCCAGCAGCAGCGCGCCATGGCCCTGCCAGTAGTCGATCAGCCGATTGCCATCGACATCCCATTTGTACGCGCCGGCGGCGTGGTCGATCGCCAGCGGGAAGGGCTGCAGGTAGCGACCATCATGCGTCACGCCGCTGGGGAAGTGCTTCAGCGCCTGTTCATAGAGCGCGGCTGAGCGCGGATGCAGTTCACGATAGCGCGCTTCAAGTGACATCGAGCTCCTCGGTTGGTTGTTCAACGTCCGAAGGCCAGGCGTTCCGCCAGCGGCGCGGGCAGGCCGGCTGCGCGCATCAGGCGTTGGGTAGCCTGCACATCATACGCTACGCGCTGAAAGCGCACCGTGCCTTGCTCGGTATCCCACAGCGCATAGGCGGCGCGCGGATCCCCGTCGCGTGGTTGCCCGACGCTGCCGGGATTGAGGATGTAACGAGCGTCGGCGCTGAGCTGCAGGGTCTCGCCCGCGCGGGCGAGGCGAAATTCCAGGCTGCCGTCCTCGCGCGCCAGAAAGATGGTCGCAAGGTGCGAATGGCCGACCCAGCAGATCGGCGTGCTGAAGTGAGCCAGATTGGCGCGACCGGTGGCCGGATCGAGCAGGTATTCCCACACCGGATCGCGGGGCGTGCCGTGCGCCAGGGTGGCGTTGGGCAGATCCAGCCGCGCCGGCAGCGCCTCCAGATAGGCGCGCAATTCAGGTTCGAGCTGGCGATGGTTCCACTCGTTGGCGATGCGTGCCAGCGGGTTGAAATCGGCCAGCGAGATCAGCCCCAGACTGGCCAGATCGTGGTTGCCGGTCAAGGCGTGCGTAGCCCGCTCGCGCACCAGGCGCAGGCAGCGATTAGGTTCTGGTCCGTAGCCGATCGTGTCGCCCAGGCACCATAATTCATCGTAGGGCGGCAGCGCCTCCAGCACAGCATCCAGCGCAACCGCATTGGAGTGGATATCGGAGATCAAGACGATACGCATACGCGTCTCTTTCTTTTGACGCAGCCCGAAGCGTCCTCTATACTAGAGGCTGGCCAAAGGTGCGACACGTGAACGAACGCTCCCACTGCCCGTACGTAGGATTGCGCCAGAATCGTGCGATCCGCTTCGCGACGCCGACGCCCGAGCATCGCTGTTACGTCAGCGGCGAAGCGCAGGAGATCCCTGTCGATCAGCGCGAGTTTTGTTTGAGCAGCAACCATCGGGCCTGCCCATTATACACGGGCCGGTGGAGCCCAACAATGGCGGCTGCCGGCGCGAGCGCTGGCGCGCTAGTCCTGCCGCAGCCCGCCAGCCGTAGGCGCGTTCTGCGCCGCCGCGAGCCGGCGTTGCTGTTCACCTTTATGGCCATGGCCGGCCTGTTCCTGCTGACGCTGGTCTGGCTGGCGATCTACGTCGCCTACCGCAACGGTGCCCTGCCGCTGCCGGCGCCCACGGTCACGTCCACGCCCACGGCCGCACCAACGGCGACGCCCACAGCAACACCGACCGCTACCGCTACGGCCACGGCGACACCGACCGCTACTGCCACGGCCAGCCCGACGGCCACGCCCGCGAGTACGCCCACGGTCACGGCGCCGCCGGCGACATTCACGCCCGCGCCGCCGGTATTCCTGCCGCCGTTGCCAACGCCTACGCCGGTGATCATCTATGTGCCCTATCCGGTAACGGTGACGCCCGCGCCCACGCTCGTGCCAACTGAGGCGCCCACGCTCGCGCCAACTGAGGCGCCCACGCTCGCGCCAACTGAGGAGCCCACGCTCGTGCCAACTGAGGCGCCCACGCTCGCGCCAACTGAGGCGCCCACGCCGCTACCGACGCCCGCACCTGAACCCAGCGCGCCACCCAGCGACGCGCCTCAGCCGACGGTGACGGGCGCGACCACCATGCCACCGACGACCATCAGCGTGCCGACCAGTGTCTCCGGCGCTGTGACGCCGACCTCTGGGCCCGAGGCGCCCACGCCGCTAGCGGAACCGCTGCCGACGGCCACGCCCGTGGCGCCACCGGTCTCGGGCGGCGCGCCCGCGCCCTCGTTGCTCGGCGTGCAGCCGGTGCGGTGAGGGCGAGCCGGCATGGACAGCAACGTGTCGGGGAGCGACATAACCGGCAGCGCAGCCGCGCATGGCGCGCCATAGCCATGCTGCCGCGCCGGGGCCACAGGAGCAGCCCGCTCTCAGGCGGAGCTTGGTTCGCAGGGCATGTTCTGCTGATCTAGATGCTGCCGCTCCAGATAGACCAGCAGCACGGCGATATCGGCGGGGTTGATCCCCGCCAGACGCGCGGCTTGGCCCAATGTTGCCGGCCGGAAGCGCTGCAGCACCTGCCGCGCTTCGTGGCGCAGACCCGGGATCGCCATCACGTCCAGGGTTTCCGGAAGGCGACGTTGCTCCATTTTGCGCACGCGCTCAGCCGCTTTGAGCTCTTTCTCGATGTAGCCGCTGTACTTGGTCTCGATCTCGACCTGCTCGCCGACATAGGGCGCAAGCTCAGGCAGATCGAGCGCCGCGCGCAGCGCTTCATAGCGCACATCGGGACGCGCCAGCACGATCTCGGCGCTACACACCTGGCTGATCGGCCCGATGCCCGCCTGGGCCAGGCGCGCGTTGGTCTCCGCGCTCGGTGTCAGGCGCAGGCCCTGCAGGTAGCGCCTGGTCTGTGCCGTCTGTTCGCGCTTGCGCTCGACGATGGCCATGCGCGTCGCATCGATCAGCCCCAGCTCGTAGCCGCGTGGTGTCAGACGCAGATCGGCGTTGTCTGAGCGCAGCAGCAGGCGGTGCTCGGCGCGCGAGGTGAACATGCGATAGGGCTCGCGAATCTCCTTGGTCACCAGATCGTCGATCAGCACACCGATGTAGGCTTCGTCGCGGCGCAGGATGAAGGCCGGTCGTCCCTGGACCTTCAGCGCGGCGTTGATGCCGGCGATCAGTCCTTGCGCGGCAGCCTCCTCATAGCCGGTGGTGCCGTTGATCTGCCCGGCCAGGAACAACCCGGGCAGGCGCTTAGTCTCCAGCGTCGCCAGGATCTCGCCGGTGGCCACCGCATCGTACTCGATCGCGTAGCCCACGCGCATAATCTCGGCATGGCGCAGCGCCGGGATCGAGCGCACCATCTGCCACTGCACATCCTCCGGCAGCGAGGTGTTGCAGCCCTGGAGGTAGACTTCGCCGGTGAGCCAGCCCTCCGGTTCCAGAAAGAAACCGTGGCGCTCCTTGTCGGCGAAGCGCACAATCTTGTCCTCGATCGAAGGGCAGTAGCGCGGCCCGATGCCCTCGATCACCCCCGAAAAGAGCGGCGCGCGGTGCAGGTTGTTGCGAATGATCCGGTGCGTCTCCGGCGTGGAATAGACTAGGTAGCAGGGCAACTGCGGCCGCCAGCCGTCCAGGTAGGGCGCCGGAAAGACCGGATTGGGCCGGTCGTGCAGAAAGGTCGGCACGCGCGGTGGCTCATCATAGTAAAAGCCGAAGTGGAGTGGCCGTTCACTGCCCGGCTGCAGCTCGGTCTGGCTGAAGTCGATCGTGCGTGCGTCGATGCGTGGCGGCGTGCCGGTTTTGAGCCGCACCAACGGAAAACCGAGTTGATGCAGATCCTCGCCCAGCGCAATTGCCGCGGCTTCGCCGGCACGGCCCGCCGACCAGCGAGCCTCACCGGTGATCGCGCGCCCGCGCAGAAACGTCCCGGTGGTCAGCACCAGCGCGCGGCCACGGAAGCGCCAGCCGGTATGCGTCACCACCGCGAAGCGGGCCACGGCGCCGTCGGCTGCATCCCGATCGTAGGCGATGCGTTCGACCAGCGCCTGCTTGAGATCGAGGTTGGGCGTGCGCTCCAGCGCTTCTTTCATACGCTGCGCGTAGAGCCGCTTGTCACACTGCGCGCGCAACGCCTGCACCGCCGGTCCCTTGGAGTCGTTGAGCAGGCGAATCTGGATAAACGTCTCATCGGTGATGCGGCCCATCAGTCCGCCCAGGGCGTCGATCTCGCGCACGATATGACCCTTGGCCGGCCCGCCGATGGACGGGTTGCACGACATGTGCGCCAGTTTATCCAGATCAATGGTCAGCAACAGCGTGCGGCAGCCCATGCGCGCCGCGGCATGCGCCGCCTCGCAGCCGGCATGCCCCGCTCCAACCACAATCACATCATAGACGGTTTCCATAACATGACATTGTACCGCACCAGCCCGCGCCGCGACAATCGCTAGGGCGCGGGCTCGGCCAGCACAACGACCCAATAGCGGATGCCGCTCTCGGTTGCGGCCATGCCGATGCCGAGATCCTGGTACAGGCAGTTGCTGATCTCGCGGCGCTGGCGCCCGTCCAGCGGCTCGCTCATCCAGGCGGCAGTTAGCGCCGCCGGGGGCTCGCGGCCAACGGCGATCAGCTCGGCGCTGCGCCGCGCGGTGTAGCCGTGCCGCTGGAGGCGTTGGTCGAGGGTTGAGCCGTCGGCGCTGCGGTGGCTGACTTCACGCCGCCGAGCGATCTCGGCGGCGTGGTGCTGGGCGACGTCGTTGAGGCGTGCATCGAGTGCGAGGGGCGGACAGCGCTCGTGCGCGCGCGCCTGGTTGAGCGCCTCCAGGAGCTGGGTGTGGGCCACCGGCAGCGTGGCGGTGGGCGCGCCGGCAGGGCTGACGGGCGCTGCACGCGGGCTGGCGCTGCGCGCGGAGGGCCAGGCGTCCGGCTGCTGGCGAGCGGGCGTGATGCTCGGCTGGGGCCGGGTGGGCGCACAGCCGCTCAACACCGACAGGAGCATCAGGCCCGCGATGCGGCGGTGCATGCCGCTCCTCCCTAGGGCACAGCGCGCCGCTAGCCCGGCGTCGTCGCGCTCAGGCGGCGCAGCAGGCGCTTGATCAACGCTGTGAACTGTGGCTTGATCGCTTCGCCGGCAGCCAACACTTCCTCATGATTGGCCGGCGGCGCGTCGGGCGTGGCGATGTTGGAGATCATCGACAGGCCCAGCACGCGCATGCCGCCGTGGCGCGCCACGATCACTTCGGGAACGGTGGACATGCCGACGGCATCCGCGCCCAGGTGCTGCAACAGGCGCAGCTCGGCGGGTGTTTCAAACGAGGGTCCTGCCAGAAAGGCGTACACGCCGTCGTGCATGCGCAGCCCGATCTCAGCAGCCAGCGCGTGCGCCAGTGCGCCCAGCTCCGCGTCGTAGGCGTCGGTCATGGCCGGAAAGCGTGGCCCCAGCCGCGGATCGTTGGGCCCCCGCAGCGGATGGTGACCGGCCATGCCGGGCAGGTTGATATGATCGACAATGCGCATTAGGTCACCGACGCGCCAATCGGGGCGCAGACCGCCGGCCGCATTGGTCACGATCAGTGTGTGCGCGCCGAGCGCCTGCATGACGCGCACCGGAAAGGTGGTTTGCTCCAGCGTATAGCCTTCGTAGAAGTGGAAGCGGCCGCGCATCACCACCACTGGGCAGCCGTCGAGGTGGCCGAGCACCAGCTCGCCGCGATGGCCTTCGACGGTGGAGTGCGGAAAAAAGGGAATGGTGCTATAGGGCAGCGTTGCGCTCGTGGCCATATCATCCGCCAGCGCGCTCAGCCCCGAGCCCAGAATTAGCCCGATTGCCGGGCGCAGATCGGTGGCCTGGCGAATCGCGAGCACCGCCTGCTGAATGCGCTCATAGAGCTCGGGCACGGTAGGTTGGCTTGGTTGCGCCATAGGTTTGCCGTCCTTGGGCATCAGATGCGTGACAGGAGTTCGCGCTTTTGGGCTTCAAACTCGGCAGCTGAGAGGATACCACGATCGCGCAAGGCTGCCAGTTGTTCCAGCAGGGCCGAAATATCGCGTGGAGCGGTGTAGGATCCAACTGCGCGGGTGTCAAAATAGCTCTGATAGCGCTGACGAGCGCGTTCCAAGGCCATAACAAAGTGCTGCGGATGTTCAATCGACGGCAGCTGCAGCCTGCCCGGAGCCGCAGCGGTGACCAGTTCAATATCGGCAAAGTTCAGCAGACGTCCCAAGGGTGTGCGGTGGAGGCGGGGCTCGACGATGGCTTCGAGTGATACATCGTCAACGCTTGGAAGCACGCCCTGTATCCGGACCACACGCCGGTCGGTGATCAGCACCCGGCTGCGTCGCCAGCGCAAGACCTCCGCGATCGCGCTGACGCCGACGCTGATGCTGAGCGTGGCAACGCTGAAATACACCAGCTCGTGCGACAGTTCTGGGAAGGCCAGCGGCACAATCCAGCCGGCCATGTTGAGTAGCACCAGCAGTACTAGGTCGGCAACCAGGTGGATCAGTGGAAAACACCAGTGCTGACGCGCCTGTGCGAGCAACTCTTCGTTGTCTCCCAGCAGTTGGTGAATGGCGTTCATAGGCGACTCCTGGCAAGCGTCAGCGTCAGGCCGCTTCATCGGTGAAGCGTATAGCGTCCAAAAAGGCCAGTGATTTCAGATCGCGCTCCAGCAGTGGGCGCAGCGTGGCGCGCAACAGGTGTTCCAGTTCGCGTCGTAACGGCGCCGAGAGACGTTGGAGCTGGTCGATCTCGGTGATCGGGATGCGTTGCAGGAGGCGCAGGGCTTTGAAGGCCGGCAGGCTGATCGCTAGTGCGTGAGGCTCGCGTGGCGCGCACTGTGGGCACAGCATGCCACCTCCACCGGGACTCCAGCGCTCGGCTGCTTCGGTGAGCGCCGCCTGGCAATGGGCGCAGTGGAAGAGATACGGACGGTAGCCGAGGTGCCCCAACAGGTGCAGTTCGAAGTAGCGTGCCACCAAATCGAGGGCCGATGAGCGATCCAGAGCGGCCAGCGTTGCGGTGAGCAGGTCGTACAGCGGGCGATGCTCTTCCTCCTCGGCCGTCAGCCGATCCAGCAGCTCGGCGACGTAGTAGGCATAGGAGAGGCGCGCAAGCTCCTCGTGCAACGTGCGATAGGCATCGATCACCTGCGCATCGGTGACGATGTCCAGGTTGCGACCTGTGGCCAGTTGCAGCTCAACGCGGTTGAAGAGTTCAACGTGGCCGGCGCGGCGGCTGGAGGTTTTGCGCGCGCCCTTGGCGATCACGCGGCGCTTGCCGAAGCGCTGCGTCCAGAGCGTCAGAATGCGATCAGCCTCGCCGACGTCGCTGCGGCGGATGATCACCGCTTCGGTTCGATAGATGCGCTCGCGCCCGGACATGCCGGTGACGGTCCTTTCTGTGCTTCACACCGGATTATACCGCTTGCCCAGTGGCGGGCGCACGGTCCAGAAGCGCACCTGTGCGCCCGCAGATTGGCCTATCGACGATCAGGAGTAGTGGCGCGTCAGGCGCTGACCGCCTCACCACAGCGCCAGTTGCCGGGCCGGTCGGCGTCCATCCAGCAGCAGGTAGGGAGCGCACCAGGCGACGCGTACGCCCAGCCGTTGGAGCTGCGCCAGGTCGCGCAGACGCGTTGTGCGCCGGATGGTGAGGATGCGCTCAGCGGCGCGCGGCCCGATGCCGGGAATGCGCAGGAGCTGATGGCGTGTGGCCCGATTGATCTCGATCGGTTCCAGCAGATGCTGCTCGGCCCACGCCTGCTTGGGCGTTTTGTCACGTGGCAGCCGGCCGTGCGCGTCGAAGGGCAGGTCGGCGAAGCTGAAGCCATAGTCGCGCAACATAAAACTGGCCTGGGAGAGGCGTAGCGCGCGCAGCGGATCCTCGGCGGGCTGATCGGCCAGCGGCGAATGCTCGATGGGATGAAAGGCTGAAAAATAGGCGCGCCACAGCCCCAACTCGCGCTGGGCGCGCGCGACCGTGACCAGCAGTTCGCGATCGCTCTCGCCGGCGGCGCCGACCACGAATTGGGTGGTCAGGCTGCGCGCGGCGCGCCGGCCCTCCTCGCGCGCCTGGCGGATCAGATCGGCGGCCCAGCGTAGGCGTGTCCACATGCTATCGGTCCACTCTTTGTCGGGTGCCAGGCGCGCCAGCCGCTCTGGGTTGGGCGCCTCCAGGTTGAGCGAGACGCGATCGGCCAGTTCCACAGCGCGTGCGATGTACTCGTAATCGGCGCCAGGGATCAGTTTGAGGTGAATGTAGCCCTGGTACCCCGCGCGCCGACGCAGCCGCTCAACCGTGGCCAGCATCCGCTCCATGGTGGTGTTGGCGTCGGGGACGATGCCCGATGAGAGAAATAGACCATCGACGTGGCGGTGGTGGTGGAGTTGCAGAAAGATCGTCGCCAGTTCGTCGGGCTTGAAGGTGGTGCGTCGCCGTCGGATGGCGCATGAGGTGAAGCAGTAGCGGCAGGCGTAGCGGCAGGCGTTGGTTTGCAGCACTTTGAACAGGCGGGTTGTGCCGCCGCCGCTCTGTTTAGCGGGGTAGATCAAGTCGGTCGGTTGCCGGAGGCCGCGCTGAATACTGGTCTCCGTCGGCACGTCAGCGACCTCGTCTTCAGCTTCACGACTGAGGATCGCCAGCTTGTGTTGCAGATCGGGCTCGATCCGGATCGCTGTCATGGCTACCCTCCGCTGTCCCCGCCAGGGGTAGTATAGCACATATTTTCTGTTGGACCCTCTCCTCCGGCACAGACAGCGACCATCCGCCGGCGGGGCGCAGCCGGTTCTCAGTGCGAGCCCGGTCGGCGCTCTGGCGCGCCCACCACCGCCACCTGGAGCGCGCAACGTGCGAGAAACAGCCCGGCGAGTTAATTATCGACGTAGAACCAGATCTTGGTGACACCGGCATGAGTTTGCGGCTGGCCCGAACAGAATTGGGGGCAGGTTGCTCCGGCTTGACCGGCCGACTCTGTCCGCGCCAGCAGAGAGTGCCAGCCGTTGGTTAATGTGGTCGTATCGATCGTCAATTCCACCGGGCTGCGCTGTTCCACAACATCGTACAGCGTGATGCCTGGATCGGTATGGGTCGCGTCGAGCTTGACTAGGAACCGACTCACCGGCTGCACTGTCTCGCTGGCGGATGAGCGCAGGCGAACCTTGTACAAGCCTTTCACGCGCTGACCGGCGCTCGGGGGATCGAAGATAATCGACCAGACATACCCGGCACCGGTGTACCAGCCTCGGCCCGCGATATAGTCGGTGGTCGTATTAATCAGCAAGGTTTTACTGTCCAGGTCTTGACGGGGCTTGCCGTTGCTGAAGTACACGGGCACAAAGCTGCTCGCGACCATCTCTTTGCCGTCCGGTTCTTCAACAACCGCACGGATGCGGATCTGATGCCAGCCATCGTAGGGGAATTCGGCCGTGTTCACCGTGACTTGCCCATCGAACGAGCAAGTGCGACCCTTACGACACGTCGCGTTGAGGACAACTGTTTGCCCACCATACCTGGTGCTGTCGAGCTGGCCCTGCAACAGTTTGAGCACGCCCGGGTTATCATGCATAATCAGGCGGACATTGAACGTATATTTGCCCGAGATCACTTGATGTTGCGGCGCGCAGAAGCCGGCATGGACGTGGCCAAAATCATTGATCCACCATGCCTGCTCCTCGAAGGGGACCGTGTTGGCCGGACAGCGGTGTACCCAGTCTGGAGCAACGGGTTCGTGACGATGATCTGCGTTGCTCAGCAGGGGCAGGTACAGCCTTGGACCAACCTGCGCAACGGCGGTCTCGCCTGGGATCGGGAGCTGTCCTGCGATAGCAGTCCCGGCCAGCAGCGCAAGGATGATGCCCGATAGCGCGCGCACAATATGCCGAACACGCGGTCGATAGGATAGATTCAACGCGCCGTGGCGTTGTGTTGCCATTGATGCCTCCTACCCTAGAGTTGTGGGGGCTACGGCATGGTAGCCTCAGAATTGCTGCACAACGGTGTGTGCCGCTTCGCGGAGCGCTCTCCAGTTCCTGGCATAGTTTATGACAGATTGAGGTGTAGGAAACGTTGTGCGAGGCGAAGGTGAGCGGTGGATAACGCTATGCCAGACCAGCCGAGAAGCGTGTCCGCTACAGAGCGTTTGGGAGATTAACAGGATTTGAGCGAAAAGTCAACCCGCCCCGGTGGCGACCGAAGTACCTGGATGATGATCGACGCTCGCCTATGCTACAATAGCCAATATGCCGCTTGCTGGAGAGCGACCTGGGAGCAGGGCTGTGCCGACGCGAGCCACTAGTCGTACTGCCATGTCCCCTGCCGCGCATTGGTTTCGGATACTGATCGGCATTATCGGCCTCGGGCTGACGCTGCTGGCTGCCATTCCCCTTCAATTCAACCAGCCGCTGGTCCTGGTTGTGCTGGCGTTATTGATGCTAGCCGCTGATCTCTGGTTGGCGATCCCGATCGATCGTCAGCGTGTGCTGAGCCTGGGCGCGACGATTACGTTTGTGACCTTCCTGCAGTTTGGCGCAGCGGCAGCCGCCGTGCTCCAGATCGCGACCTTTGTGCTGGGCCAGGGCCTGCGTCGTCTGCTGCCTGGCGCCCAGTCCTACAGCGGCATCTTCGTGCTGTTCAACGCCGGGCAACTGGGCTTGTGTGGTCTGTGTGGCGGTGCGCTGGTATACCTGCTGACCGGCACACCGCTCTGGAGCGCGCCGCCACAGCCGCTGTCCGCGCTGTTGCTCTACAGCAGCGCCTACCTGCTGGCCAATATCGCACTGACGACGATCGCGACCTGGCTGCGCTTCGGGTGGTCCGAAGTGCGCACCACGCTCTGGCCGA encodes:
- a CDS encoding aspartate aminotransferase family protein translates to MSLEARYRELHPRSAALYEQALKHFPSGVTHDGRYLQPFPLAIDHAAGAYKWDVDGNRLIDYWQGHGALLLGHSHPAIVAAVQQQMARGTHYGANHALEIAWAEAIKRCFPAIEQVRFTASGTEATLLALRLARAFTGKPTIIRFEGHFHGWHDLIAPDTPDAAPPGILPPLRAHLLVLPTSLAALEATLRARDDIAALVLEPSGASYGTQPLPDSFVREVRRLTSAHSVLLICDEVVTGFRVAPGGVQQRAGIAADLTTLAKIVAGGLPGGAVGGRAAIMRHLAFGDETWNRTAKIIHQGTFNANPLSAAAGIAMLELAASGAPQQTAAQQAQRLIAGCNAVLQRRNLRGCAVYGDASLAHWVLGAGDFPPGELPSDLPVAVLKRGGDARLMHRFRLAMINHGVDLMRGKSAFVSAVHSVADIEATVAAFARALDDICDA
- a CDS encoding purine-nucleoside phosphorylase, yielding MAQPSQPTVPELYERIQQAVLAIRQATDLRPAIGLILGSGLSALADDMATSATLPYSTIPFFPHSTVEGHRGELVLGHLDGCPVVVMRGRFHFYEGYTLEQTTFPVRVMQALGAHTLIVTNAAGGLRPDWRVGDLMRIVDHINLPGMAGHHPLRGPNDPRLGPRFPAMTDAYDAELGALAHALAAEIGLRMHDGVYAFLAGPSFETPAELRLLQHLGADAVGMSTVPEVIVARHGGMRVLGLSMISNIATPDAPPANHEEVLAAGEAIKPQFTALIKRLLRRLSATTPG
- a CDS encoding metallophosphoesterase family protein, translated to MRIVLISDIHSNAVALDAVLEALPPYDELWCLGDTIGYGPEPNRCLRLVRERATHALTGNHDLASLGLISLADFNPLARIANEWNHRQLEPELRAYLEALPARLDLPNATLAHGTPRDPVWEYLLDPATGRANLAHFSTPICWVGHSHLATIFLAREDGSLEFRLARAGETLQLSADARYILNPGSVGQPRDGDPRAAYALWDTEQGTVRFQRVAYDVQATQRLMRAAGLPAPLAERLAFGR
- the lgt gene encoding prolipoprotein diacylglyceryl transferase, which gives rise to MYPPDDRYLIYRLFGFLTIHWYAVCILGGALLAAWFGARRAAARGHNPEHAWNILTLGLITSIIGARAWYVFFEWERFAARRDQYASVWRWLIFDVINPATGGIAIQGAIIGALLGLYIYARRHALPFLEWADIGAPCMLIGQAIGRWGNFFNQEAYGRPMAQPQPWGLRIDAEFRNLPEYQDLTRYPVETTRFHPTFLYESFWNTGALIALLWLERRLRGWLRPGDVALLYGILYSIGRFFIEGLRTDSLCIGAPGGECVGGLRAAQVVALLTIALCGAIFTVRHLRRSPAARPAPR
- a CDS encoding radical SAM protein → MTAIRIEPDLQHKLAILSREAEDEVADVPTETSIQRGLRQPTDLIYPAKQSGGGTTRLFKVLQTNACRYACRYCFTSCAIRRRRTTFKPDELATIFLQLHHHRHVDGLFLSSGIVPDANTTMERMLATVERLRRRAGYQGYIHLKLIPGADYEYIARAVELADRVSLNLEAPNPERLARLAPDKEWTDSMWTRLRWAADLIRQAREEGRRAARSLTTQFVVGAAGESDRELLVTVARAQRELGLWRAYFSAFHPIEHSPLADQPAEDPLRALRLSQASFMLRDYGFSFADLPFDAHGRLPRDKTPKQAWAEQHLLEPIEINRATRHQLLRIPGIGPRAAERILTIRRTTRLRDLAQLQRLGVRVAWCAPYLLLDGRRPARQLALW
- a CDS encoding CAP domain-containing protein, producing MHRRIAGLMLLSVLSGCAPTRPQPSITPARQQPDAWPSARSASPRAAPVSPAGAPTATLPVAHTQLLEALNQARAHERCPPLALDARLNDVAQHHAAEIARRREVSHRSADGSTLDQRLQRHGYTARRSAELIAVGREPPAALTAAWMSEPLDGRQRREISNCLYQDLGIGMAATESGIRYWVVVLAEPAP
- the recO gene encoding DNA repair protein RecO, yielding MSGRERIYRTEAVIIRRSDVGEADRILTLWTQRFGKRRVIAKGARKTSSRRAGHVELFNRVELQLATGRNLDIVTDAQVIDAYRTLHEELARLSYAYYVAELLDRLTAEEEEHRPLYDLLTATLAALDRSSALDLVARYFELHLLGHLGYRPYLFHCAHCQAALTEAAERWSPGGGGMLCPQCAPREPHALAISLPAFKALRLLQRIPITEIDQLQRLSAPLRRELEHLLRATLRPLLERDLKSLAFLDAIRFTDEAA
- a CDS encoding SHOCT domain-containing protein, which produces MNAIHQLLGDNEELLAQARQHWCFPLIHLVADLVLLVLLNMAGWIVPLAFPELSHELVYFSVATLSISVGVSAIAEVLRWRRSRVLITDRRVVRIQGVLPSVDDVSLEAIVEPRLHRTPLGRLLNFADIELVTAAAPGRLQLPSIEHPQHFVMALERARQRYQSYFDTRAVGSYTAPRDISALLEQLAALRDRGILSAAEFEAQKRELLSRI
- the mnmG gene encoding tRNA uridine-5-carboxymethylaminomethyl(34) synthesis enzyme MnmG, producing the protein METVYDVIVVGAGHAGCEAAHAAARMGCRTLLLTIDLDKLAHMSCNPSIGGPAKGHIVREIDALGGLMGRITDETFIQIRLLNDSKGPAVQALRAQCDKRLYAQRMKEALERTPNLDLKQALVERIAYDRDAADGAVARFAVVTHTGWRFRGRALVLTTGTFLRGRAITGEARWSAGRAGEAAAIALGEDLHQLGFPLVRLKTGTPPRIDARTIDFSQTELQPGSERPLHFGFYYDEPPRVPTFLHDRPNPVFPAPYLDGWRPQLPCYLVYSTPETHRIIRNNLHRAPLFSGVIEGIGPRYCPSIEDKIVRFADKERHGFFLEPEGWLTGEVYLQGCNTSLPEDVQWQMVRSIPALRHAEIMRVGYAIEYDAVATGEILATLETKRLPGLFLAGQINGTTGYEEAAAQGLIAGINAALKVQGRPAFILRRDEAYIGVLIDDLVTKEIREPYRMFTSRAEHRLLLRSDNADLRLTPRGYELGLIDATRMAIVERKREQTAQTRRYLQGLRLTPSAETNARLAQAGIGPISQVCSAEIVLARPDVRYEALRAALDLPELAPYVGEQVEIETKYSGYIEKELKAAERVRKMEQRRLPETLDVMAIPGLRHEARQVLQRFRPATLGQAARLAGINPADIAVLLVYLERQHLDQQNMPCEPSSA